One window from the genome of Moraxella nasibovis encodes:
- the gyrA gene encoding DNA gyrase subunit A, with the protein MTDSVTPVGIVDELKQSYLDYAMSVIVSRALPDVRDGLKPVHRRVMYAMHELSNDYNKPYKKSARVVGDVIGKYHPHGDIAVYDAIVRLAQPFSMRYMMVDGQGNFGSVDGDPPAAMRYTEVRMQKLTHQMLADLDKDTVDWEDNYDGSEQMPSVLPARVPNLLVNGATGIAVGMATNMAPHNLTEVVNACLAYADNPMISADELASHITGPDFPTGGIIHGRSGIRDAYMTGKGRLHIRGRYTIENMEGSSKDRERIVFTEIPYQVNKAKLIEQIAGLVNDKKIDGISAIRDESDKEGMRIAIDLKRGENAEVVVNNLFLQTPLESSFSINMVALDNGQPRLMTLHDLISAFIRHRQEVVTRRTIFELNKAKARGHLLEGLTIALANIDDIIETIKKSANRAEARENLLSRVWQSGGVVAMLAAAGAQSVRPEIIEGEDLNAPFGLINDDKEYRLSPEQVNAILDMQLHRLTGLEQDKLSAEYQEILREIARLQLILADFDVLMNLIKTELVQIRDDFGDERKTDIVDSRADFSREDLIPEQTVVMTVSATGYAKTQPIGDYQAQKRGGKGKSATAMKEDDVIEHLIVTSTHAHILCFTNTGRVFGLRGFEVPIASRGSKGRPLVNLISIAPDESVTAILPVDDLKADDKFVFFATASGTVKRVALSQFANLRANGLRAIDLMEGDSLVGVAITDGEQEIMLFSNEGKAIRFKESAIRAMGRTAKGVRGIRVNLMANLGLDDDEPSDDETDDTDNDSVVSVSRVVSLVVVPTAGEILCACERGYGKRTPINDYPTKGRGGQGVIAIKTSERNGQLVKAVSVTGDEDVILISDKGTLVRTPVAQIAIAGRNAQGVRLIRIGEGETLVGVACVEHEEVESDEVQTAEITETTTDSETHSDVE; encoded by the coding sequence ATGACCGATTCTGTGACTCCCGTTGGGATTGTTGATGAATTAAAACAATCTTATCTTGACTACGCCATGAGCGTCATCGTCTCTCGTGCCTTGCCTGATGTGCGAGACGGGCTTAAGCCTGTGCATCGCCGTGTGATGTATGCCATGCACGAGCTGTCTAATGACTATAATAAGCCTTATAAAAAGTCGGCTCGTGTGGTCGGCGATGTCATCGGTAAATACCATCCGCATGGCGATATAGCCGTGTATGATGCCATCGTGCGTCTGGCTCAGCCGTTTTCTATGCGTTATATGATGGTCGATGGTCAGGGCAACTTCGGTTCGGTCGATGGCGATCCACCAGCGGCGATGCGTTATACCGAAGTGCGTATGCAGAAGCTGACACACCAAATGCTTGCCGACTTGGATAAAGACACGGTGGACTGGGAGGATAACTATGACGGCTCTGAGCAAATGCCGTCTGTCCTGCCTGCCCGTGTGCCAAATCTTTTGGTCAATGGGGCGACGGGTATCGCTGTGGGTATGGCGACCAACATGGCACCGCACAACCTAACCGAAGTGGTGAATGCCTGCCTTGCCTATGCCGACAACCCCATGATCAGCGCCGATGAGCTGGCAAGCCACATCACAGGTCCCGACTTCCCCACAGGGGGCATCATCCATGGTCGCAGCGGCATCCGTGATGCTTATATGACGGGCAAAGGACGCTTGCACATTCGTGGTCGTTATACCATTGAAAATATGGAAGGCAGCTCAAAGGACCGTGAGCGCATTGTCTTTACAGAGATTCCTTATCAGGTCAATAAAGCCAAGCTCATCGAGCAGATCGCTGGCTTGGTCAATGACAAAAAAATCGACGGCATTTCTGCCATTCGTGACGAATCAGACAAAGAAGGCATGCGCATTGCCATCGACTTAAAGCGTGGCGAAAACGCTGAGGTCGTGGTGAACAATCTGTTTTTGCAGACCCCTTTGGAGTCGAGTTTTAGCATCAATATGGTCGCCCTTGACAACGGTCAGCCACGCCTAATGACTTTGCACGACTTGATTTCAGCATTCATTCGTCATCGCCAGGAGGTCGTGACTCGCCGTACGATTTTTGAATTAAACAAAGCAAAAGCTCGTGGGCATTTGCTTGAAGGCTTGACCATTGCCCTTGCCAATATTGACGACATCATCGAGACCATCAAAAAGTCTGCCAACCGAGCTGAGGCTCGTGAAAATCTGCTGTCTCGTGTCTGGCAGTCTGGCGGTGTGGTGGCGATGTTGGCGGCGGCGGGAGCGCAGTCGGTGCGCCCTGAGATCATCGAAGGTGAGGATTTGAACGCGCCCTTTGGTTTGATCAATGACGATAAAGAATATCGCTTATCGCCAGAGCAGGTCAATGCGATTTTGGATATGCAGCTGCACCGCTTGACAGGGCTTGAACAGGATAAATTATCCGCAGAGTATCAAGAGATTTTGCGTGAGATTGCTCGCTTGCAGCTGATTTTGGCGGATTTTGATGTGCTGATGAATCTGATCAAAACCGAGCTTGTGCAGATTCGTGATGATTTTGGTGATGAGCGCAAGACCGACATCGTCGATTCACGAGCAGATTTTAGCCGTGAGGATTTGATTCCAGAGCAGACGGTGGTGATGACGGTCTCTGCCACAGGCTATGCCAAGACGCAGCCGATTGGCGATTATCAAGCCCAAAAACGAGGCGGCAAGGGTAAATCTGCCACCGCCATGAAAGAAGATGATGTCATCGAGCATCTGATCGTGACCAGTACGCACGCCCATATTTTGTGCTTTACCAATACGGGTCGAGTGTTTGGCTTGCGTGGTTTTGAAGTGCCGATCGCATCTCGTGGCTCAAAAGGGCGACCTTTGGTCAATCTCATCAGCATCGCCCCTGACGAGAGCGTGACCGCCATCTTGCCAGTCGATGACCTAAAAGCTGATGATAAGTTTGTCTTTTTTGCCACCGCCAGTGGTACGGTCAAGCGTGTGGCACTTTCGCAGTTTGCCAATTTGCGAGCCAATGGTCTAAGAGCCATCGACCTGATGGAGGGCGACAGCTTGGTGGGCGTGGCGATTACCGATGGCGAACAAGAAATCATGCTGTTCTCCAACGAAGGCAAGGCGATTCGCTTTAAAGAGTCTGCCATCCGTGCCATGGGGCGTACTGCCAAGGGTGTGCGTGGCATCCGTGTCAATCTGATGGCAAATCTGGGCTTGGACGACGATGAGCCAAGCGATGACGAGACTGATGATACTGATAATGACAGCGTCGTGTCGGTGAGCCGTGTGGTGTCCTTGGTAGTCGTGCCGACGGCAGGCGAGATTTTGTGTGCTTGTGAGCGTGGCTATGGTAAGCGCACGCCGATTAATGACTATCCGACCAAAGGGCGTGGTGGTCAAGGCGTGATCGCCATCAAGACGAGCGAGCGTAACGGTCAGTTGGTCAAGGCGGTGTCGGTAACTGGCGATGAAGATGTGATTTTGATTTCGGACAAAGGCACGCTCGTGCGTACGCCTGTTGCCCAAATCGCCATCGCAGGGCGTAATGCCCAAGGCGTGCGTCTGATTCGCATCGGTGAGGGCGAGACCTTGGTCGGTGTGGCGTGCGTGGAGCATGAAGAAGTGGAAAGCGATGAAGTGCAAACTGCTGAAATCACAGAGACCACGACCGATAGCGAAACGCATAGTGATGTTGAATAA